CATAAAGACGAGATATCCATCAGCTAAGAATATCCTTGCTAACTGATGCCCTAAAGTAGTTCTTAAGGAACAGCCACAAGCATGGCCAAGTCTTGCTATAGCTTTACTTAGTCACATCTttgataaaaaaaggaaacttggaTTTATTAACAAGGAGAACATGCAGATATCCACAGTTCATTCTAACAGGCCAAGGTGTCTGGCCTAAGGCAAATTAAAGGAATTTCCTGATATAATGCACCTTTGCTACAATAGTAATTAttgctttattaaaacaaaaacccatcTCTCCAACCTACTGAAGTTCAGGGACAGGGCAGTCCAGAAGGCTTGCTCCCCTATATTACCAGACTGAAGTCTTGCAGCTTGTTTCACCCTTAAGCTATAAACTAAAGTGCCTGGAACACAGACCAAGGCTGAAGCAATAAAGTGCTAATTGATGTGGGAAGTGTGACAGGAAAAGAACTTCACTGCCACTGTGATAAAGAAGTTGTAAGAATGGACTAATGAGACTACAATATCAGTAgaacaaacagtaaaaaaaaaagattctgacCACAAAATTTCAGTCTCCAGATTGTCATGAGACAACTTTCCTTCCAGGGGATAGACTAGAGTCTTTAATAACAATCTTGGCACAGACCATTACGGCCACTTGAGGGAAAAGCACAAGTGAGTAGGCATCTTTCCTGCAAACTGCTTTTACACTTCACACATTAAAACTAGAAGAGGATGTCTGTGTGTGGAAAAGGAATTCAAATGAGGAAGAGCCCAATGTCTTACTGGAGCCAGTAATCCTACAGTATTTACATAGATATGGATGTAGTTTGCCATGCAAAGACATAATTTTAGTTGTACAGGGCTAGAGACAACCAGTTCCCCAACAAACATAAGGCAAGTCTTGtgtctgaaaaacatttgaTGCTTTGAAAGCTAAGGGGAGGAAATTTGGTATTATTTACCCTAATATAAGGAAAGTAAACCTAAGTagatacctttccctcatcccACTGACAAGTTAATCCCTAAGAGTACATAATTGTCTACGCAATATTCTTAAACAGATTGAGCTCACAGAAAGATCCTACAGACTCTTAATCATTGATTTCCATTTGGAAGCCAGAGCCAGCTTTAAAAAGCCCTGGGTTAAACAAGAAATTCACTACTAAAAGATGACTACGTATAAAAAGAGGCAGAGATGAAGAGAAGGTGACTGATCTGGTCTTGGTGCAAGAACATGTCTACATAAAAACACTAACTAGTATTACCAGCCTGCAGCTTTTCTCTACCTGGAGTcccagcataaaaaaaaaaagacaccccAATCCACAGATAGCTGAAGCATGGAaaagttcagtatttttaaactgattgaCTTGTGTAAGTGCATTCCTAGGAAGTAAAAGGCTCCCTTGAGACGGTGCAAGGCTGGAACTCTACTTGCAGTCAAACATCTGTTTTTCCAAGCCACATTTTAGTGGCTGACTGAACCATTCACTGTCTTGTGGCTTGGTACAGGGTTTTCCAGGAcaaggacagaggaaaagagagtcATCTACATCTAAACAAGTGTTGCAGATCAAGTTTTTGACCAGCAGGTGAAGGGATTTTGACATTTGAAACTTCTGCTATATTAAAGCAAGCAGACTTTAGCTCAATAACCCTGTAAAAAGTCACAGTCAGCAACTTAACTCTTCAAGCAAACCAGTAAATTACAAACTCAAGTGACTATATATGCAAAGATGCTCTGACCAGATATTAAACCTCTGCTTTAACTCCACTTCGGAAGAAAACATTGTGATCAAACCCCAGCCACAGGATATCAAGGAGAATGGAAACCTGAAGCAGCAGGTGAGGAAACAAGATGTTCCCAAAGAGTGAGATATACTGACATGATCCAGAGTCTTTGGGTCAATTACTCCTGGCCAGATACAGCCTGCTCTGTGTCTGAGCAGTGAGATTTTGTCTTCTCCCACTGGCAGATGGCATTGGCATACTGTACCACAAGCTTATCCATCCAGGTAAGGGGTTCTGGAAATAGTACAGACCCCTCAAAAAATCCCAGGTGGCCTCCATGAAGGGGCAGCACATGCATGacgttttctcttttctctgtaaaacaaaaggaggCACAAATTTCCAGAAGGTTATCATCTTGGAGCTGAGAACAAGACCATCTTAAGTTGAGACAATCAACTCTATCCCTGGCATAGCATCTGAACCAAAGGAGCAGTCATGTGTaggaagcagcagaagcacACTGACAAAGGCCACAGATACTTTGAAGTCCAAAACACATAACCTTACTGCTTTACAGAACAATCTGCAGGAACCAGTCCCAGGCAGTACAAGAAGGCTGCCCAAGAAATGTTGCTGGCTGGGCCCTTAGGGCAATACAGGTATTGCCATAAGAATGCTCATTCTTTGACAAATTAACATCTTTAACTCATGTACACTGGAGCTAGGACTGTTAACATCATGTTGAGCTGTGCCAGCTCTGACAGTTGTCCTGGGTTCAGCTGAGATAGCATTAATTGTCTTTCCAGTAGCTGcaatagtgctgtgttttggatctaGTATGAGAGTgacattgataacacactgatgtttttagttgttgctaggtacttatagtgtctacactaagtcaaggacctTTCAGTGTGTCAAGCactgccaggtgcacaagaagctgggagagcacagccaggacagctggcccagactagccagagggatattccctaccatagcACATCATGCTCCGTATGTAACTggggaggcagatttgctgctcagaaatatACTGGGCATCAGgggtctttttttctctgctttttttctccccttctgcatgtggtgagcaattgtaaTAACAAAACAAGTTATGTACAagtgttattattattgtcttcctttgttatcctatgaaactctctttatctcagctcgtgaggtttgtttttttccattctcctcctcatccccttggggaaggaggggtgagcaagtagctgcatggtgcttagttaccagctggggttaaaccatgacacagtACATCAGCCACCTTGTTCCATGTATGGTGATAAAATCCCTGTGCTTGCTTCTTTCTAGAAGCAGCTGTGGATAAATTCTCAGCTCACAGATTTCAACCAGGAAAAGAAGTGagccctgcctccctccctgtgCACCCGCTATTTGTGTGATGAAGCAGCCACCAGCTCCCACGTTCTGAGCTTCTGAAGgtaatttgccttttttcttggCTGAAGATAGACAGCTCACAGAACTCCTTTCAAGGGAGAGATCTAGTTCAGTACCAGAGTCATGCGTatgcccccaccccaccccgacTTGATCAAGACTATCACTATAACAACCCAGCTTTCTACTAAATCTCAGTGAGGaatgaaaacaggaggaagCATTTTTTGATTCAAGAATGTAACCTACTGGCTATCAACACAAGCCAACACAGCAGAAGGTGCCTGAAAGGGCTCAAGTTCTTCCTGCTTGAGGTTAGCCTTGTTAGTTCTAGCAACTGGTGATTTAAAGAGGCTTAGTATACCTCCCACAGGATTACAGATGTAAGGAGGCAAGTCAAGCTGCTTTGAAATCATGGATCATGATGTGATAAGGAAGCTGCAGGCACACAAATATGCACAGCTGGAGGAGACTGCTTCAACATACCTGAAAGAGCTCTTGGAATTGATAGAAGACTCTCATGCACAAGAGGGTCATCAGCAGCATTAACCAACAGAAGAGGAACATAGATCTGCATCAAGAaacatggcagaaaaataaaacaataacgGGTTGGTTTTTGAATTTCAGCCTATCAACTGTAAAAGCATCTTAGCTTAACTCAATTAAGACATCTTATTTCAGAGTTGCCTGGTACCTGGAGCTGTAAATTAAGACTCATGACTTCTTACCAATGGAAGTACTGcagcattcccccccccccccccgcccccgccccaaCTCAACTGTATGAAAGGGGCAGGGGTGCATCAGAGCAAATACAGATTGAGTCACACATCTTCCCCATTCTCAGAATTCAAATAGCTAcacccttttttcctctgcattgcTTTGCACATCAGGCAGCTAGTGCCAGCCCTGTTATGGACACCTTGGTTAAAGTCCAGGAAACTCCCTTGGAATGTCTCCATCCTCTGGCTCAGTAAATCAAGGAAGAATTAATCTTCCAGTTCCACTTCTGCAAAACTTTGGTCTGCTAAGCATCTGCCTGCCAGATAGTGTCCTGAGTCTCTTCCACAGTATCTAGCAAGCCTTTCTTCCTTGAAACTGCAGGATCTATGCCACCCGCCCATTGCCCACCTTATCCTTGTACACTCAGAGCCGTTCAGCTGAATGCATGGCTTTATTTAGATCACTTGGGTGCTACTACCTGTCAGTTATAAGCTCTTAAGAGTCCAGAGCATTTAGCTCCAGTATTAAAGGTAGCAAGAACTGAAATCCCACTCCAATAGACTGTGCCTGACTATTTCTGAAAATCCCAGCTAAGACAGCTGTGTCTAGATATCAACAACAGAAACCGTGGAGCATTTTCTCTCCAGTAGGAAAATGAAGGTACAAGAGCAGTCTCTATTGCAAGATCTTACTCTGTGCAAGTAATGCAGGCAGCTTTCTTCTTCATAGTATTCCTTCAGGGAACTGTAGCCATGGAACTTCCTGAAAGAGAGAAGACTGTCATTGCAATCATCTGCTTCTAGTACCCACGTGACCCTTCAAGTGGGGACATCTATACAAAGATAAGAGCGATGCCTCGATTTTCACGGACAACGTTTTTTTCCTAACCAGTGTCTCTGCAAAACTCACCTTGGACAGCACATGTTTTTATGCTTTCTGTGCTTACTCAAACATCGTGACAGCATGGGCAAATTAAACATGCAAGTTGAAGTCTAGCAGCCTGCAGggcatttcttttgaaatatccCACTCCCCTTAAGTAAATGTACATATAGAAGATAAAGTTATGATCTTGTTCATTACCTGAAAgccttttcaaatacagaacCACTGCAGTTTATGAACCTCAAACATATGGGACAAAAGGGCCTCCCTACAAGCCATGCAGAATTCATTGTGATTCCAGTTCTTTGCCAATTCCTTAGCACTCCATTCCAAACTAAGAATTCAGTAAACTTATACtcaagtgccttttttttttttactgacatAAGAGACAACATACCTGTTGGCCCAAACTAGAAAGGCCTCAGGGATGAGGGACAAGTAGGGAGATTTCCCTAGGAATCGCTTTTTAAAAGCCGGCAGCAATACTCCCAATCTGCCAGAAGTGTTACAGCTGTATAGCTGACAGTTTACAGcttcattttggaaagatgTCAATGCCTGATACAGAACATGCCACAGTATGAACGCTGCCACTGAAGAAAGTGCTATGTAGTTTTCAAGGACACAGGCAGTAACAGACTACTGCTTCATAAAGCAGAGAGCTTAATTTAGGTGTTAGTATGACAAGTAAAAGGTTTATTGTCTCTACCAACCCTAATGTTTATTGAGAAGGCAGTAGTTTTTTGGTGAGaagattttttccagaatttgaGCAGGGCTAAGGACATTCATGAGCAGTTCTGAGCTGCTTTCCACATTCTGCACTCTGTTTTGCTAGAgtttgcaggcagagctggcctCTTCCTACATTAGGGAAGGCTGCAGGTTCAGACATTACTGATAAATAAATGCCTCCTGGATGATTTTACAGAAGCTGTGACTGtcaatagtattttttttttctgctaagtTTTATTCAATGTGAAGGCAAGGAAGAATTTGAGGTTGTCACCACTGTATTTCAGCAGATTCCTACAGGCACAGGAAGGGGCATGCAAGAGCAACACTTGACAGAGAATGTACTTTCAGAGTTCTACAGAGGATCAGAGAATCGCCCTTCATACCTCATAACGTTATCATCAATCTGCATAAGGGATGTTGCTGTATAGAGTTTGCTCAGATCAGCATCTGACAAGCTTTGTGGCTTCTTCATGTTGTTATCTCCAAAAAGAACTTGCCTGAAAGAGTAACATCAAGAAAAACATCCAAATAACATAATAAGGGCAGCACAGCCATGACCTGTTCAAGGACAGCTGTGTTTACCAATTCTGACAAGATAAGACTAGAAGTGGGCTACATGAGGTTTTCTTGGGAACAAGCACAGCTTATTTGTCCACTTCCCTTTGCAGCAAGACAAACAGAAATCCTAGCAgcctcatcataaaaaaaaataaaatgttttcctgttatACTGAAAAACTGCATCAGTGGCCTCTGAAAAGAATCTTCCTGGAACAGACAGCACTAAGGGTACTTGGAACAGAGGCTGCATGTTAGAGGGAGGGTCCTTTGGCTTCAGACCAAACCTGTGGGTGGCTCGGGCGAGAGCACTAGTGGCCCTGGGCATAGCAACTCCTTCACCATCTGGTCCTAAAGCTTCCCAGCACAGATATTAGGTTAGCTCACACAGCAGAAATTACCTTAGCAGAAAGCTATTTACTATGGACACTTTTCATAATTAGTTATTGCCCTCAGGGGAGGAGGTGTTTCTTTACCAGAACAAACTGCTCCCCTAACAAATAGAACAAAAGCTGCAAGTTGGAAAGTAGTTTTTATTCCCtttcagaggcagctgcagggcagagtAGTAGAGAGGCTAGGTTTGATTTGGGGGAGCTGCCTTAGAGCACAAGTGGTTATGGAAAAAAGTTTACTTAACAGACTTGCCTTAAAGCCAGCACTGGCTTTTTCTGGGTTATGAATTTAACTACTTTTTAATGGGGGCTTACCTAACTTCACATGTTAAATTTGGTCAAGTTGTCTAAATATTTGTCAATCTGGAATGAATTATGTGGATCATCCCTCATGTCAGCTGTCCTAATTCCTTCTACAAGGGTTTCATACTGCAGAAGAGTGTAAACAATGAACTAAAAATTTGCAAGCAACACATGCTCTTAGTTGGAATGGGTCTTAGAtattcccctccttttccctcaAGTCAGGCAACTTCAAATATACACAGATGAGGTAATTACACATTTATTACCCTAGAAAGAAGTACCCAGAAAACTTTTGATGAAGGAAACAACATTGAGCATGTCACCTGTTTAACACACACATTCTTTTGCTGTGCGAGAGCCGTGGATCACAACAACAGAACATGGATCCTACAAGTACACTTATACTCCAGGAAGAGTAACACTAAGTATTTTGCTAGCTACTCACTCTTTCTAGAGGAACAGCTAGAAGCCAGAGCTACAGCTTGACTATTTGCTTATTTGACAAACAGCAACCCCAGTCAGCAGATCTTGAAGATTAGTCCTACCTCAGGTAGGTGGCAGAACAAGAGGCTCCTTGAATAAGGAATTCTTTGGCTAGAAGTGAAACAGATGCAGAATACTACACTTTGAAGTCTAATTGCATTGTTTTGCTGTGTGCATCTTGTGTATTCATTAAGCAAGTTTCCTCGGAAGGCAAAAAGACAATAAAGCCTGCTTTCTTCTAACAAGATCACCAAAgattatttgtatattttacagTATATGAATGAGATTAGATGAAGAGAAGAGGATCACCAAGCAAGGAACTGGTGTGTAATCTTTCAGGAATCCCATTTTAAAGTACTGAGAAGACAAATCCAATATAGCAATTGGCCCAATCAATACTATCAGTGTAACTATGTACTGCAGTACCTGTGAGAAAGGATGATTTTCTTCATGTTGTCTGCCATGAGGAAGTTATAAAATCTTCTACATTGATCCCACTGCATGAAGGTTTCCTgtgccctaaaaaaaaaaaaatcacagtgcaGAACAGTCAAAGCTGTTAATGGAGAGCTGAAAGATCTAATTAATACACTGTAACATCTTATGGCAGCCTAGAGGCTATGTAAACAAATCTCCAGGCCTTCCCTGCCATGGCTTAACCTTTTCCAGGAAATGACTTCCACTTTGATGGAGTTCAGTAGTATCAGAAAACATATCTGCAGTCTCATTTTGCACAATGCAATTAGCTGTTTTGATCAGAGCATTTAAGAGCCATCAATCAAGATCTGCAACACTGACAAGAGGATTTTAGCATTGCTTTGCCTAAGTTGAATGTAATTTACCTAATGGAACTACCAAGGAAAGGACTAAAACCTGTTGCTGAACAGAGTGTTGTCTATTGTGCATAtagctctgcagaggaaataATTTGTGCAGGTGTTTCCAGTATGGACACTATTATTGTTTTAACTTCATTGGCaggaactgcagaaataaatgctaGTTGTAGCTGCAAGTGGCATCTGAGTTGAAGTCTTTACCTATTCTCAAAGCAGAATAGCACTTCATAGCTTATCTgttattaaaacagaattagTCACCCATACTTCTGTGAGCTCTGCCAGATACCAGCACTCCTTTGCTATGCAGGGTCATGGGTAGGTTATAGCTTTACTCTTAGCAGGGTTTGCTGTTACTGAGGAAACACACTATCATTTACCGAGCAACCAAAGAATGCTGGGAGCAGTTTCAGCTACTCAAGTGCTCCTACCACAAACATTAGCATACCCTGAGAACTACAGCAGATTTAGCACGACCTCCCAAGCCACAACCTGCAAGCCCCCTACCAGAGCAAAAGAAAGCTATGTTTTCTTGTAGTAAGCCATGCTGGAATATAGAATTAAAACACCCCaaaactttcttatctttgtcTAGCCAGACTATACCTACCATGTTTATGCCAGGGCAGGGGAATAATGGAAGACAGGAATATGCACATTTCTTCACAACTGATTTTCCAAGCAAATCTTTTAAGTTATTACAAGACATTTGAAGTTAAAGCTACTACATTTCCCTCCAGTTCCTGCAGTGTACAGTAGTACTCCTAACATGAAGAgctgcaaacactgaaaaaaggcAGCTTCTGGTATTTTGAGGACTGCACAGGTTTCAAAGCCAAGGATTCTCCCCACAGCCTGTAGCTATGGTGAAGATGCATTCCACGAGATCAAGAACCAGAATCAAGCCTGTGCAGGCAAAGATTAAGGAATAAGGAGACTTGTCCCCATTCAGCCTCAGGGAACAAATTCCCCAGACTCTGTGTTAATTCATTAAACTAAGAGCCTCATTCTTCTGGCAGATCCTAGTATTGCTGCTACTTTATTATGTCCATCTATAGGGCTCATGCTTAATGCTCTGGAAAGGCTTTCATATTCTAGATCCCTGGTGCACCTTGTTCACcaccactttttttccccccttcacaTCCTAAAGTTATTTGGGGGATAAAGGCTGTACAAgctaataaaaaagaaaatgaaattgtaaaCTAAACTGGTCACATCTACCTTGGTAATCCACTTTCACATAGCCCAGAGGGATGAGGCCAGTTATTTTAACCTACCAGATCAAGCCCAGGAAGGTTAAGGTTTAACCACTCCACCTGGAGGTGTTCCATactgaaggccaggtgcccaccacacATACCTACTCCCTCCCACCTCTACAACCAGGGGCACAAGGTCCTCCCTATCCTTTTGTCATCTTAGTAGATATTTACTGATGTTGCTTTCTCCTAGCTCTTCAGCTAATTAGCATTTTAAACCAGCAGTGGATATTAGGTAGGGAGACAAGATCTGAAAAGCTTTCCTGGTGATTGCGCAGTAATGCACAGCAGATGGTTTGTGACTGGAGATCTGCTAGTAGATGTTCAGCCAGCAGGTGGAGTCAAGAGCTCAATAATCCACACAACCCACTGAAGACTTGCATTAAACTCAGACAAGCAGCTGTTATTTTTCCACACAAATATCTAAGTGCAGTATTGTTAAACAGGTTGTCCTTGCCCTGCTATTCTACCAGCACATCATGACCTACTACTACAGAAATCGGATTAGGGAACAGCATTACTCATCATTTTGGAGACCAGAAATACAATATTGTGTAACCGCAGAAAATGAACCAAAGGGACTGCAGCCAGATGTGATCCTTGCAAATGCTGTCCGATGGCTGCAATTGAGGACCTGGCTTGAAAAGGATGCTCTGTGCTCCATGCCAGCACCCCAAGAAAACTAAGAACACttgatttgaaacaaaacaaaaactgttcCTGAAAGCATCTGTTCAGATTTTAAGGGTGTGAACTCATAGGGACCTAGCAGTAGATTATAGACTTTTTTAGCAGTAGTCACATCTGATCTCAAAAGGGATTAGGGGCATACTGAAATATTACTGAAGTGCATATCAAGCTTTTAGTCACATCTTAATGCTTCCAGAAAAGGTTCTTACTTTCACCTATAAGAGCTTAACTCATAACAGGTATCTTCAGACTGCTGAATATCAAACTGGTCCTTGTACAGGCAGAGCATCAGCTGCATCAAGAGAGTTTCAGCTGTCTTAACCAGACTGGGAGGCCAAATTCCATAACAAGCCCCTCACAGGGCTGCCATAGTTTCACCATTTTTAGAGCCAAATACCCTAGTCTCAACAGCCTCTTTTGCCTTTCAAATAGTCTCATGGCCCAAAAATGCAGCTACACCTTAGTAATTGTGCATATGTACAGACactaaaaactgaaaacagtagCTTGGCCAGTTACACTGTTTTAATCTTCAGTAATTGTGCATACGTAGAAAGTTACAGCACATTAGTCGAGCCACCAGTTTTcaagcagcagtgctgtacCCAGATCCTCCATCAGCAAATGGAAGCATTAGCACTAGGTGGAGCTGTCACAGCTCTTGTAACTTCCAGGAAGCTCCTTTGCTTCCAGGTAGGGAACCATAGGGTAACACTTTAGGCAGAGTTTGGGCTTATaagccttctcctccccatcttccAAGTTGTATAACATAGCTGCAAGTGCCTCTCCACCTCCTCATCAGCCCACAGCACTGTTTCAGTGACACATACTAGGAGGGGAACATGGACTTACAGTGTATGAGCTGTGTGTCTCTTTCTGGTCTCCCCAGGTAAAAGCTGCCAGATGAAACTGTACACTGGAGCCAGACAAACTATTATGAACCAAGGGATACTTCTCAGTGATGAGAAAGTGTAAACTATTGCTTGCAAACCTGGCATCATCTCAGCAGTTTGTCATGCTGCCCAGCCTGCCTGGTTAATTACACCAGGACTGCACAGGGAATGCCTTCTCTAGGATGCTGTAGCAATGAGAAGGAGTTAGGCCAGCTCACATCCACAGACTAGAAGCTGCCAGCATGTACCTGGCCAGGTACAGAAAACTTATTTGCACTGTTGACAGAAAGCTTGTTTATGCTGCCAAATCAACCGAGCTTTGGCTGCTCCTTCAGGAGAGTAGCATCCCACACACTGCAGTCTGTCAGACCAGTTCAATGCAAGAGAAGCACCACTCTCGTCACCTTGCCCTTCCACACACACCCTGCCAAAGATCTgcccctcctgcaccccagaAGAGACTGGCATGGAGAAGTGTCTAGACCCACCTCAGTGCACTGTACCCCTGGCACACGCTGACACAGCACAGGACTCGCTCCTGGTTGGCCTGGCTCTCTCCCAGGTATTTACACACAATGTTTCCACCCAGGCTGAAACCCACAACAACCAGCTGGGTCTGAGGATAGGTCTTCTTGATGTAATTAACCATGGCACAAAATTCCCAGGTGCAACCTAAAAATAAGGACAAAGTCAAGAATCATTTTCTAACATACCTAGATTCCCACTTCAGGCTTCAGTTGTGTGCTTTAAGTTCAGCTTCTTACCCTTTCTGACTTTTCAATAACCTTAAGGTTTTAAGAGCTCTGATTCACACATATTCATGTATCTGTTTTACAAGTCCTGTGGACCTTAGCTCATGCCTAGTTTTGACAGAGtgccaaaaatgaaattaaccTGCTTAAAAATCATGGCAACAGCTAATCTGACTATCCAAACTCTTCTTTCTAAAGCAGCTTAGAAAGCAGAGTCCAACAACTCTGGGCTTGACATTACTGTCTAAGAACAGCACACATCATTACCTTCCTGAGGCAGTTTGCCATGTCTGAACTCAAGTGAGGtgcctggaaagcagcttgctCCTTTGCTTTTAGCAAGGCTGCCATGGATCCTTAAATCCACGCTGATGCAGGGAGGGGATGGAAATGCAGAGTTGGCTTGTCAGGACAGAGCTCTCAGTGGACTGTTGCAGAGCCTGACTAAGCAGCTGCTCTCTGGAATCAGCAGGAAGGATTTAAACAGAGGCAGCTGGCCCTTTTTAACCACTGAAGAGGTAAAGATACCACAGCTTCCTAGAAGACATATGGGTATCCCCTTTTCAAAAGAAGGGGTAAGTACCTCTATGGAGAGATCTGTTCTGCTCTCAGCTAACACCCATTTGCATCCCACAGGCACCAAGGGATCCAGCTCCTGGCAGTACTGGGGTCCGCAGATTGTTTGATAGACTTGAAGGCCTCCACACATGCAACATCTGAGTACCTACAGCTATTTCTCCTGCCTCTGAGgttggaaaaaggaaacatgaagagaaacagctgcaaaattGATGGCATTAGTATGCTGGTATCAACTGTCTATGCCCTTTATTAACCTTTCCATTGGATTTAAGACTGCAAACTGCACAGGAGGCACCacacaaacaacagaaataaaacttcagctgtTTATTCTTGTCTAGAGTCAAAATCTTAGCTCTAACCTGTGGAACCTGTCTAAGGAGATTGATCCTAAGAGTTGGGATTCTACCCTGTGCCAACCTAACAGTGCTCCACTGTGTCCCCATCCCAACTGTAGCATCGTTCCAGACAGACTCAGGTTTTGGCTAGCTCTGGAGTAGACTGAGCACCAGGGTTTGTGTTTACTTCAGTGACACAGGAGGCTTCTGGCTGAGTAGTTCAGCAGGGCTTGGGCACCTCCTTGTGAACATTCTTAATGAGCAATTCTCTTCAAGATGACAAATGCTGCATTGCTCTAGTTTCCTCTGGAAGAAGCCAGCAGTCAAAATACTTTAGTGTTTGACC
This is a stretch of genomic DNA from Balearica regulorum gibbericeps isolate bBalReg1 chromosome 12, bBalReg1.pri, whole genome shotgun sequence. It encodes these proteins:
- the ABHD2 gene encoding monoacylglycerol lipase ABHD2 isoform X1 → MSAMLETPELPAVFDGVKLAAVAAVLYVIVRCLNLKSPTAPPELIYQDSALARFLLKSCPLLTKEYIPPLIWGKSGHIQTALYGKMGRVRSPHPYGLRKYLTMPDGATATFDLFDPQSEHCIGEDVTMVICPGIANHSEKQYIRTFVDYAQKNGYRCAVLNHLGALPNIELTSPRMFTYGCTWEFCAMVNYIKKTYPQTQLVVVGFSLGGNIVCKYLGESQANQERVLCCVSVCQGYSALRAQETFMQWDQCRRFYNFLMADNMKKIILSHRQVLFGDNNMKKPQSLSDADLSKLYTATSLMQIDDNVMRKFHGYSSLKEYYEEESCLHYLHRIYVPLLLVNAADDPLVHESLLSIPRALSEKRENVMHVLPLHGGHLGFFEGSVLFPEPLTWMDKLVVQYANAICQWEKTKSHCSDTEQAVSGQE
- the ABHD2 gene encoding monoacylglycerol lipase ABHD2 isoform X2, whose product is MGRVRSPHPYGLRKYLTMPDGATATFDLFDPQSEHCIGEDVTMVICPGIANHSEKQYIRTFVDYAQKNGYRCAVLNHLGALPNIELTSPRMFTYGCTWEFCAMVNYIKKTYPQTQLVVVGFSLGGNIVCKYLGESQANQERVLCCVSVCQGYSALRAQETFMQWDQCRRFYNFLMADNMKKIILSHRQVLFGDNNMKKPQSLSDADLSKLYTATSLMQIDDNVMRKFHGYSSLKEYYEEESCLHYLHRIYVPLLLVNAADDPLVHESLLSIPRALSEKRENVMHVLPLHGGHLGFFEGSVLFPEPLTWMDKLVVQYANAICQWEKTKSHCSDTEQAVSGQE